A region from the Rheinheimera mangrovi genome encodes:
- a CDS encoding DMT family transporter: MNFSSYRYFYMAALAAAMMGTIGVIARYSAVDPASLTFYRLGLGALILALYLTFTGQLRLLAGKPVVLVLLNGILLASFILCFLSAIQTISLTLAILLVYLAPALSAIIAHFLFAERLTSTTLLLIVLAFFGFAMLQEFQIDSRIEQQQGLWYALASLITYTAFILLNKKVPETVPLYHKSFYQLLVGSLCVLPLMMNQPWPEADQWVWLLVAGLFPGFLALIFALQAIQHLPTRVFGTLAYLEPVVVIIAAWLLFAEPMSLLQSLGAALILACGVAQAWLSHTPQQS, encoded by the coding sequence ATGAATTTCTCGTCCTACCGTTATTTTTATATGGCCGCCTTAGCTGCAGCCATGATGGGTACCATTGGGGTTATTGCCCGCTATAGTGCTGTTGACCCGGCCAGCCTGACCTTTTATCGTTTAGGTTTAGGCGCTTTGATTCTGGCGTTGTATTTAACATTCACAGGACAACTGCGGTTATTAGCGGGCAAACCTGTTGTGTTGGTACTGCTGAACGGTATCTTGCTGGCCAGTTTTATCTTGTGTTTCCTATCCGCTATTCAGACTATTTCGCTGACGCTGGCTATTTTGCTGGTCTATCTGGCACCTGCCTTGTCGGCTATTATTGCCCATTTCCTGTTTGCCGAACGTTTAACCAGCACAACCTTATTGTTGATTGTACTGGCATTTTTCGGCTTTGCTATGCTGCAGGAGTTCCAGATCGACAGCCGTATTGAACAACAGCAAGGGCTTTGGTATGCGCTTGCGTCTTTAATCACTTACACCGCTTTTATTCTACTGAACAAAAAAGTGCCAGAGACTGTGCCTTTGTACCACAAAAGCTTTTATCAGCTACTGGTGGGTTCTTTGTGTGTTTTGCCTTTGATGATGAATCAACCCTGGCCAGAAGCTGATCAATGGGTGTGGTTGCTCGTTGCAGGCTTGTTTCCCGGGTTTTTAGCTCTGATATTTGCCCTGCAAGCTATCCAACATTTACCAACCAGGGTCTTTGGTACTTTGGCTTATTTAGAACCTGTAGTGGTCATTATTGCGGCCTGGCTGCTATTTGCCGAACCTATGTCTTTGCTGCAATCGCTGGGCGCTGCACTGATCCTGGCTTGTGGTGTAGCTCAGGCTTGGTTGAGCCACACTCCACAGCAAAGCTGA
- a CDS encoding NADPH-dependent FMN reductase, translating into MSGLKVLALCGSLRAKSTNKALLEYAKAHAPEGMEIELADLTQVPFYNSDLATKPAAVERLLAQFAEADALLLACPEYNYSIAPALKNALDWASREPNNELMAGKVAAILGSAGGMGSSRAQYHLRQVCVFLDLHLVNKPEVFCNAFANTFDADNNLTDERIQSLIVQQLDALQQLALRFKN; encoded by the coding sequence ATGTCCGGACTAAAAGTACTGGCCCTGTGTGGCAGCTTAAGAGCAAAATCGACCAACAAAGCCTTACTGGAGTATGCGAAAGCTCATGCGCCAGAGGGCATGGAAATTGAACTGGCAGACTTAACGCAGGTGCCTTTTTATAATTCCGACCTTGCCACTAAGCCCGCAGCAGTTGAGCGCCTGCTGGCGCAATTTGCCGAGGCTGATGCATTGTTGTTGGCCTGCCCTGAATACAACTACTCTATTGCACCCGCGCTGAAAAACGCACTGGACTGGGCATCGCGTGAACCCAATAACGAGTTAATGGCTGGCAAAGTCGCGGCTATTCTGGGGTCAGCCGGTGGCATGGGCAGCTCCAGAGCCCAATATCATTTACGTCAGGTCTGCGTGTTTTTAGACCTGCATCTGGTCAATAAACCTGAAGTATTCTGCAATGCTTTTGCCAATACCTTTGATGCAGACAACAATCTGACGGATGAACGTATTCAGAGCTTAATAGTGCAACAACTGGACGCTTTACAGCAGTTAGCCTTACGTTTTAAAAACTAG
- a CDS encoding GGDEF domain-containing protein, translating into MLQRLKDNFHLSMVTLVGGIASCTLLPYALYRLATGSYLVALVDLLMITVSTVSVWMAWRTGDTEKPGFLMAVVFCFGAVLVCLKLGQDVLFWIYPLMVFIFFLVAPIKALLLLLLMVSAIVSLHFAEQSSIFNNSFQLLAFITTTVITSIFAYIFAYRTHLQRQELRHLATTDPLTGAATRHSLTDNLTEAIQQYQQKNILSGLMLLDLDHFKRINDNFGHQSGDQILSQLVPLLKQMIRQQDSVFRYGGEEFVLLIKEIQLADLHRLAEKIRHAVWHQLTLPDGSALTTSIGLATVQDATDWESWLQNADVALYQAKHQGRNQVVIATSPAEQAITAS; encoded by the coding sequence TTGTTACAGCGCTTAAAAGATAATTTCCATCTGTCGATGGTTACTCTGGTTGGTGGCATAGCCAGCTGCACTTTATTGCCTTACGCTTTGTACCGTCTGGCAACAGGTAGTTATTTGGTCGCTCTGGTGGATCTGTTGATGATTACAGTCAGCACAGTCTCTGTCTGGATGGCCTGGCGTACCGGTGACACTGAAAAACCCGGCTTTCTGATGGCCGTGGTGTTTTGTTTTGGCGCTGTTTTAGTTTGTTTGAAGCTAGGGCAAGACGTGCTGTTCTGGATTTATCCTTTGATGGTGTTTATCTTCTTTTTAGTAGCGCCAATCAAAGCTTTATTGCTGTTATTATTGATGGTCAGCGCTATTGTATCGCTGCACTTTGCCGAGCAATCCAGCATTTTCAACAACAGTTTTCAGTTGCTGGCCTTTATCACAACTACAGTGATTACCAGTATTTTTGCTTACATATTTGCCTACCGTACCCACCTGCAGCGACAAGAGTTGAGGCATTTAGCCACCACAGATCCTTTGACAGGTGCAGCAACCCGCCATTCATTAACGGATAACCTAACAGAAGCAATTCAGCAGTATCAGCAAAAAAACATACTCAGTGGTTTAATGCTACTGGATTTAGATCATTTTAAGCGCATTAATGACAACTTTGGCCATCAGTCCGGCGATCAAATTTTGAGTCAACTAGTACCTTTGTTAAAACAAATGATCCGCCAACAGGATTCCGTGTTTCGTTATGGCGGGGAAGAGTTTGTACTGCTGATTAAAGAAATACAGCTGGCTGATTTGCATCGTTTAGCAGAAAAAATTCGTCACGCCGTCTGGCATCAGCTCACTTTACCGGACGGTTCAGCCCTGACCACATCAATAGGTCTGGCGACAGTCCAAGATGCGACAGATTGGGAAAGTTGGTTGCAAAATGCCGATGTGGCTTTGTATCAGGCTAAACATCAAGGCCGAAATCAGGTGGTGATTGCCACATCACCTGCTGAACAAGCCATAACAGCATCTTAG
- the sixA gene encoding phosphohistidine phosphatase SixA yields the protein MLLYLVRHATAQDRALGLPDPSRHLIDKGIKQSQKLAEFCKKQQLKPQMLLTSPLVRAEQTALLLHQYADWPQPQKQAWLIIETLAEVQHKALTDLVKQGVESVCCVGHEPDISALLALLLNTDSGHFFIKKASITALELRPDQAVLLWSLPVTLL from the coding sequence ATGTTGCTGTATTTAGTGCGTCATGCCACTGCACAGGACAGGGCTTTAGGTCTGCCAGATCCAAGTCGTCATTTAATAGACAAAGGCATAAAACAAAGCCAAAAGCTGGCCGAGTTTTGTAAAAAGCAGCAGTTAAAACCACAGATGCTGCTGACCAGCCCTTTGGTTCGCGCCGAACAAACTGCGCTGTTATTGCATCAGTACGCTGACTGGCCACAACCACAAAAACAGGCCTGGTTAATTATTGAGACTTTGGCAGAAGTACAGCACAAGGCTTTAACTGACTTGGTCAAACAAGGAGTCGAGTCTGTCTGTTGTGTTGGTCACGAACCTGATATTTCCGCTTTGTTGGCGCTGTTGTTAAACACGGACTCCGGGCATTTTTTTATTAAAAAAGCCTCAATCACAGCGCTTGAACTCAGGCCTGATCAGGCTGTATTACTTTGGTCTTTGCCGGTGACTTTGCTGTAA
- a CDS encoding lytic transglycosylase domain-containing protein, translating to MKLQAAKALTFCVFLILATTVVADNPPVYRYQQANGVTAFSDRAPKNRPYQLVRFDCFACDLKSSVNWHNTPLFLQKYQQEITAAALDHQLDPALIRAVIHAESAFNPKALSKSGAAGLMQLMPDTATEVGVKNVWHQQQNIQGGAFYLSSLLKRYKGNIKLAMAAYNAGPGTVDKHQGIPPYAETQTYVERVQLLFSRYQKAGSSS from the coding sequence TTGAAACTTCAAGCAGCTAAAGCCCTGACCTTTTGTGTTTTTTTAATACTGGCGACTACAGTGGTGGCAGATAATCCGCCTGTGTATCGTTATCAGCAAGCGAACGGCGTGACCGCTTTTTCCGACAGAGCGCCAAAAAACCGGCCTTATCAGCTGGTGCGCTTTGATTGTTTTGCCTGTGATCTGAAAAGCAGTGTGAATTGGCACAATACGCCATTGTTTTTACAGAAGTATCAGCAGGAAATAACAGCTGCGGCATTAGATCATCAATTAGACCCTGCTCTGATCCGGGCTGTGATCCATGCAGAATCCGCTTTTAATCCCAAAGCACTATCTAAAAGTGGCGCAGCCGGATTAATGCAACTGATGCCAGACACAGCGACTGAAGTGGGAGTAAAAAACGTCTGGCATCAACAACAGAATATTCAGGGGGGAGCTTTTTATCTCTCTTCTTTACTCAAACGCTATAAAGGCAATATAAAACTGGCGATGGCGGCTTATAACGCTGGCCCAGGCACTGTAGATAAACATCAGGGTATCCCCCCTTACGCTGAAACTCAGACCTATGTGGAGCGTGTTCAGTTATTATTTTCACGTTATCAAAAAGCGGGTTCCAGTTCCTGA
- a CDS encoding ribonuclease E inhibitor RraB, giving the protein MQFPDDGNGDMLRALMDAGIDLSEPLAIDFYLVFKNKEQAEKAMAALVATELQGEVELHFNDLEQWELIVSQTMVPEHAAVTAREAELDKFAKKFGGHNDGWGVMQHQDGDDDFDDEHGEHCDHDCGHQH; this is encoded by the coding sequence ATGCAATTTCCTGATGACGGCAATGGCGATATGCTGCGTGCCTTAATGGACGCCGGAATAGATTTAAGTGAGCCTCTGGCCATAGATTTTTATCTGGTATTTAAAAACAAAGAGCAAGCTGAAAAAGCTATGGCAGCCTTAGTTGCCACTGAACTGCAAGGCGAAGTAGAGCTGCACTTTAACGATTTGGAACAATGGGAATTGATCGTCAGTCAGACCATGGTACCGGAACATGCGGCAGTGACAGCGCGTGAAGCCGAGCTGGACAAGTTTGCCAAGAAATTTGGCGGCCACAACGATGGCTGGGGCGTGATGCAACATCAGGACGGCGATGACGATTTTGATGATGAACACGGCGAACATTGTGACCATGACTGTGGTCACCAGCATTAA
- the yjjX gene encoding inosine/xanthosine triphosphatase, translating to MLVIKVASANPAKIKAVASAFAEAFPAETLDVQGMAVASGVADQPMTSDETLLGAMNRVAALADTAADYRVAIEAGLDGDFTFAWMVIEHQGKLGKARSASLMLPPAALLQLQQGKELGDVMDAMFHQDNIKQKGGAIALLTQHRLSRSSVYHQALILAMIPFLNPDLF from the coding sequence ATGTTAGTGATAAAAGTAGCCTCCGCCAATCCGGCAAAAATCAAGGCTGTAGCTTCCGCCTTTGCTGAAGCATTCCCGGCTGAAACCCTGGATGTACAAGGTATGGCCGTCGCCAGCGGTGTTGCAGACCAACCGATGACGAGCGATGAAACCTTATTGGGCGCCATGAATAGAGTGGCTGCTTTGGCGGATACCGCAGCGGATTATCGTGTTGCGATAGAAGCAGGCTTAGATGGTGATTTTACCTTCGCCTGGATGGTGATTGAACATCAGGGCAAGCTAGGCAAAGCCCGTTCTGCCAGTTTAATGTTGCCGCCAGCGGCTTTGTTGCAACTGCAGCAAGGTAAAGAGTTGGGTGATGTGATGGATGCGATGTTTCATCAAGACAACATCAAACAAAAAGGTGGTGCTATTGCGCTGCTGACTCAACACAGACTCAGCCGCAGTTCTGTGTATCATCAGGCTTTGATACTGGCGATGATTCCGTTTTTAAATCCGGATTTGTTTTAA
- a CDS encoding acyl carrier protein phosphodiesterase: protein MNYLAHLLFAQPSSDSRIGNLLGDFYQGTKLELLSPVVAAGLYNHRAVDWFTDHQPEVRAARLWFSPDMRRFAPIALDMLFDFCLIKYWRHFYDSDFTDYKAQLYQSLQNDLPQMPDAMAKTFKAVTSQDWFGNYAQLEGIQYSLRRMASRGRFTARYAAIADELPELQQQTERLFLSFFPQLQRFIQHAAIEQNPLLAFDRYSKVTGKDQSNTA from the coding sequence ATGAATTATCTGGCTCATTTGCTGTTTGCACAACCCAGTTCTGATTCCCGTATTGGCAATTTATTGGGCGATTTTTACCAGGGCACAAAACTGGAATTGTTAAGCCCTGTTGTTGCTGCTGGTTTATATAACCACAGAGCAGTCGACTGGTTTACCGATCATCAGCCGGAAGTAAGGGCTGCCCGTTTATGGTTCAGCCCTGATATGCGACGTTTTGCGCCTATAGCTTTGGATATGTTGTTTGATTTTTGTCTGATCAAATACTGGAGGCATTTTTATGATTCAGATTTTACAGACTACAAAGCTCAGCTGTATCAAAGCTTACAAAACGATTTACCGCAGATGCCTGACGCTATGGCCAAAACCTTTAAAGCAGTCACTTCACAAGACTGGTTTGGCAACTATGCACAACTTGAAGGTATTCAGTATTCACTGCGCCGTATGGCATCCCGTGGTCGCTTTACCGCACGTTACGCTGCGATAGCAGACGAGTTGCCGGAACTTCAGCAGCAAACCGAACGACTATTTCTAAGTTTTTTTCCGCAGTTGCAGCGTTTTATTCAACACGCAGCGATAGAACAAAATCCGCTTCTGGCTTTTGATCGTTACAGCAAAGTCACCGGCAAAGACCAAAGTAATACAGCCTGA
- the ahpF gene encoding alkyl hydroperoxide reductase subunit F — MLDTNLKNQLKTYLQNLKSPVELVVALDGSDKAAELKNLAEDIAGLSSLIHLKDETDTTVLKPSMLVRSTAKNTQIRFAGVPMGHEFTSLVLALLHSGGHTIKEEAAVLEQIAALQGEFNFEVFVSLSCQTCPEVVQALNLMAAVNPNIKTTMIDGAVFPDEVSKRNIMAVPTVYLNGQQFSQGAITLTNILNKVDSGAAARQAEALKTKNNFDMLIVGGGPAGSAAAIYAARKGLNTGIVAERFGGQVADTVGIENFISVKETEGPKLVANLESHVRQYEVDIMNSQKAVKLGKNDLFEITLENGAVLKSKSIVLSPGARWREMNVPGEKEYRGKGVAYCPHCDGPLFKGKKVAVIGGGNSGIEAAIDLAGIVQHVTVLEFDSTLRADAVLIKKAQSMGNITIITQAQTTEVLGDGQRVVGLQYTDRTNGESKTVELAGIFVQIGLVPNTEWLRGAVELTPRGEIIVDSHGQTSLKGVFAAGDATNTPFKQIIIAMGSGATAALGAFDYLIRN; from the coding sequence ATGTTAGATACCAATTTGAAGAACCAATTAAAAACCTATTTGCAAAACCTGAAAAGCCCGGTGGAGCTGGTAGTTGCGTTAGACGGCAGCGATAAAGCAGCCGAGTTAAAAAATTTGGCCGAAGATATCGCCGGTTTAAGTTCGCTGATCCATCTAAAAGATGAGACAGACACAACAGTATTAAAGCCATCTATGCTGGTGCGCTCTACTGCTAAAAATACTCAAATTCGTTTTGCTGGTGTGCCTATGGGCCACGAGTTTACCTCTCTGGTGTTGGCTTTGTTGCATTCAGGTGGCCACACCATTAAAGAAGAAGCTGCTGTGCTGGAGCAAATTGCTGCACTGCAGGGTGAATTTAACTTTGAAGTTTTTGTATCGTTAAGCTGTCAGACCTGTCCTGAAGTAGTGCAGGCGCTGAATTTAATGGCAGCAGTGAATCCAAATATTAAAACCACCATGATTGACGGTGCTGTGTTCCCAGATGAAGTCAGTAAACGTAACATCATGGCTGTGCCAACAGTGTATTTAAATGGCCAGCAGTTCTCTCAGGGTGCTATTACCCTGACCAATATTCTGAACAAAGTCGACAGCGGTGCTGCGGCTCGTCAGGCTGAAGCTCTGAAGACCAAAAATAACTTCGATATGCTGATTGTGGGTGGTGGTCCTGCTGGTTCTGCAGCTGCTATTTATGCAGCCCGTAAAGGCTTAAACACTGGTATTGTTGCCGAGCGTTTTGGTGGCCAGGTGGCTGACACTGTAGGTATTGAGAACTTTATTTCTGTCAAAGAAACTGAAGGTCCAAAACTGGTGGCTAACTTAGAGTCTCACGTTCGTCAGTACGAAGTGGACATTATGAACAGCCAAAAAGCCGTAAAACTGGGCAAAAACGACTTGTTTGAAATCACGCTTGAAAACGGCGCTGTGCTGAAAAGTAAAAGCATAGTTTTATCCCCTGGCGCGCGCTGGAGAGAGATGAACGTGCCTGGTGAAAAAGAATACCGTGGCAAAGGTGTAGCCTACTGTCCACACTGTGATGGTCCTTTATTTAAAGGTAAAAAAGTTGCAGTGATAGGAGGTGGTAACTCTGGTATTGAAGCTGCTATCGACTTAGCTGGCATAGTGCAGCATGTCACAGTACTGGAATTTGACAGCACATTGCGTGCAGACGCAGTGCTTATCAAAAAAGCGCAGTCTATGGGCAACATCACTATTATCACTCAGGCACAAACCACAGAAGTGTTGGGTGATGGTCAGCGCGTTGTTGGCTTACAGTACACAGACCGCACCAACGGCGAAAGCAAAACTGTGGAACTGGCCGGTATCTTTGTACAAATTGGTTTAGTGCCAAATACCGAGTGGTTGCGTGGTGCTGTGGAATTAACGCCACGTGGCGAAATCATTGTCGACAGCCACGGCCAAACGTCATTAAAAGGCGTGTTTGCTGCAGGTGACGCTACTAACACACCGTTCAAGCAAATTATTATCGCGATGGGCAGTGGAGCAACAGCAGCTTTAGGTGCTTTTGACTATCTGATCCGTAACTAA
- a CDS encoding methyl-accepting chemotaxis protein → MLNSIFQLMKQKPLAAPTSPAELFYQAVQKQVPLIVFDPQGFILEANDLFLSVVGYRAEEVIGQHHKMFCDMHYVKSNDYIKFWQDLAKGIPQSKTFIRYKNGGSAIALEATYFPVIDNGRVVRIIKFASDVTEKTAQLKDQEAIILALNKSLAVIEFESNGTIITANDNFLHCVGYSLPQIQGKHHKLFCNADFYQKNPNFWAELSKGQFKSGRFERVNAAGKSIWLEATYNPIYGENGKIVKIIKFASDITLAVHNEHATENAAALALSSSLETVKVVSASKEQMHSLVNNSTQIASEITDATEQIANLNEESKQISAIVTTIQAIADQTNLLALNAAIEAARAGEYGRGFAVVADEVRNLASRTSSSTREIESVVARNRDLTSQAMQKMNNVSTFAAHGAALVEQVYNSQNVIEQVANSVTNSIAALAHTSTH, encoded by the coding sequence ATGTTGAACAGCATTTTTCAATTGATGAAGCAGAAGCCATTAGCTGCCCCAACCTCTCCGGCTGAACTCTTTTACCAGGCAGTGCAAAAGCAAGTTCCTTTAATTGTGTTTGACCCTCAGGGTTTTATATTGGAAGCAAACGATTTGTTTCTTTCAGTCGTTGGTTACAGAGCAGAGGAAGTGATAGGTCAACATCATAAAATGTTCTGCGATATGCACTATGTGAAAAGCAACGACTATATAAAATTCTGGCAGGACCTTGCTAAAGGCATCCCACAGTCAAAAACCTTCATTCGCTATAAAAATGGCGGTTCAGCTATAGCGCTGGAAGCAACATACTTCCCCGTAATAGACAACGGCAGAGTTGTACGCATCATAAAATTTGCCAGTGATGTAACAGAGAAAACGGCTCAACTTAAAGATCAGGAAGCGATTATTCTCGCACTAAATAAATCACTAGCCGTTATAGAGTTTGAATCAAACGGCACTATCATCACAGCCAATGATAATTTTCTCCACTGTGTTGGATATAGCCTGCCACAAATTCAAGGAAAGCATCACAAGTTGTTTTGTAATGCAGATTTTTATCAAAAAAATCCTAACTTCTGGGCTGAATTGAGTAAAGGCCAATTTAAGTCGGGCCGTTTTGAGCGGGTGAATGCTGCAGGAAAATCTATTTGGCTGGAAGCGACCTATAATCCGATTTATGGCGAAAATGGCAAAATTGTAAAAATCATCAAATTTGCATCCGACATCACGCTTGCTGTGCACAACGAACATGCCACAGAAAACGCAGCGGCTCTGGCTTTAAGCTCGTCGCTGGAGACTGTAAAGGTAGTATCTGCCAGCAAAGAGCAAATGCATTCTTTAGTAAACAACTCCACACAAATAGCTTCGGAGATCACAGACGCTACAGAGCAGATAGCCAATCTGAACGAAGAATCTAAACAAATATCCGCTATTGTGACGACCATTCAGGCTATTGCAGATCAAACCAACTTACTGGCATTAAATGCGGCTATTGAAGCGGCAAGAGCTGGTGAGTATGGCCGAGGATTTGCCGTGGTGGCTGACGAAGTGCGTAATCTTGCATCACGCACCAGCAGTTCAACCCGGGAAATTGAATCCGTTGTGGCGCGGAATAGAGATCTAACGTCCCAAGCTATGCAAAAAATGAATAATGTCAGCACTTTTGCAGCCCATGGAGCTGCTCTTGTTGAACAAGTGTATAACTCACAGAACGTGATCGAGCAGGTGGCTAACTCAGTGACCAACAGCATTGCAGCGCTTGCACATACAAGTACACACTAA
- a CDS encoding DUF2799 domain-containing protein, giving the protein MKQGVLLIAVLTLNGCSSISPQECEVGDWFAIGKTDGQQGIASSKFRSYQKECAEHGLGSDFKAYEQGHAEGVLLYCTYDAGRELGQSGGAYNKVCTGALEPTFRLGYDRGRKWYQAESALLNLQKTLEQNAGTIEKLEQRIDDNTRELSVLKDKQQKQNLLDENRNLLQDLRQLNQMQGQLQRDLKQAELQFSLIQQGG; this is encoded by the coding sequence ATGAAGCAAGGTGTTTTACTGATAGCTGTGTTGACGCTTAACGGTTGTAGCAGCATCAGTCCACAGGAATGTGAGGTGGGTGATTGGTTTGCTATAGGTAAAACTGATGGTCAACAAGGTATTGCCAGCAGCAAATTTCGTAGCTATCAAAAAGAATGTGCTGAACATGGTTTAGGTTCTGATTTTAAAGCCTACGAGCAAGGCCATGCCGAAGGTGTGTTGTTGTACTGTACATATGATGCAGGTCGCGAGTTGGGGCAAAGTGGTGGTGCTTATAATAAAGTCTGTACCGGCGCTCTGGAACCTACGTTCAGGCTAGGTTATGACCGAGGTCGTAAGTGGTATCAGGCTGAATCTGCTTTACTGAATTTACAAAAAACCTTAGAGCAAAATGCCGGTACTATAGAAAAGCTGGAACAGCGTATTGATGACAACACCAGAGAATTGAGTGTGCTGAAAGATAAGCAGCAGAAACAAAATCTGCTGGATGAAAATCGTAATTTACTGCAAGACTTGCGTCAGTTAAATCAGATGCAAGGTCAGTTACAGCGCGATTTAAAACAAGCCGAATTGCAGTTTAGTTTGATCCAGCAAGGTGGCTAA
- a CDS encoding excalibur calcium-binding domain-containing protein produces MLHQGKLKDWNPTQGKGFIQRDKAGPDIRISSSGFRKKPEKLQDGDSIFFQIEVDPQGKPKAVSAYKAGQHFAPAPELKKPALSSLLFQQLLSGAVCLSIVAWLGYQSWLLFSANALVATELVESDHQQTNTNVLENPVWPPVQAQQGGQFQCEGKQHCSEMSSCEEAEFYLEQCPNVLIDGDRDGIPCERQLCSHRVF; encoded by the coding sequence ATGTTACATCAGGGAAAGTTAAAAGACTGGAACCCCACCCAAGGCAAAGGTTTTATTCAGCGGGATAAAGCCGGGCCAGATATTCGTATCAGCAGCAGTGGTTTTCGCAAGAAACCTGAGAAGCTGCAAGATGGCGACAGCATTTTTTTTCAGATTGAAGTCGACCCCCAGGGCAAACCCAAAGCTGTATCAGCGTACAAAGCAGGTCAGCATTTTGCACCGGCACCAGAGTTAAAAAAGCCGGCATTGTCGTCTTTGTTATTTCAACAATTGTTGTCGGGGGCTGTGTGCCTGTCTATTGTGGCGTGGCTGGGTTATCAATCCTGGCTGCTATTTAGTGCAAATGCTTTGGTAGCTACAGAGCTGGTTGAGTCAGATCACCAGCAAACTAACACCAATGTATTGGAAAACCCGGTATGGCCGCCTGTACAAGCTCAGCAGGGGGGGCAATTTCAGTGCGAAGGAAAGCAACACTGTTCTGAAATGAGTTCCTGTGAAGAGGCCGAATTTTATTTAGAGCAATGTCCAAATGTGTTGATTGACGGTGACAGGGATGGAATTCCATGTGAGCGCCAGCTTTGTAGTCACAGGGTATTTTAG
- a CDS encoding YebC/PmpR family DNA-binding transcriptional regulator encodes MGAQWKAKHKADASAAKGRIFTKLAKEIMVAARNGADPDMNSKLRVAVEAAKKASMPRETLERAIKKGAGLLDGPANYETVVYEGFAPHQVPVIVECLTDNKNRSAQSIRVLFRKGQLGGSGSVSWDFKYLGEIVAHAVTPDADLEVAAIEAGAQDFEEGEEGDSVFLTEPTDLDAVSKALPAFGFNVTSAKLVYRPNNPVTLDDAARAEVEAFLEAIDADDDVQHVYVGLAG; translated from the coding sequence ATGGGTGCTCAATGGAAAGCCAAACATAAAGCCGATGCATCGGCTGCCAAAGGCCGTATTTTTACTAAATTAGCGAAAGAGATCATGGTTGCAGCCCGTAACGGTGCTGACCCTGATATGAACTCTAAATTACGTGTTGCTGTGGAAGCGGCAAAAAAAGCCTCTATGCCTCGTGAGACGTTAGAACGCGCCATCAAAAAAGGCGCTGGTTTACTGGACGGCCCAGCTAACTATGAAACTGTGGTGTATGAAGGTTTTGCCCCGCATCAGGTGCCTGTGATTGTTGAATGTTTAACAGACAACAAAAACCGTTCAGCCCAAAGTATCCGTGTACTGTTCCGTAAAGGTCAATTGGGCGGTTCAGGTTCAGTATCATGGGATTTCAAATACTTAGGTGAAATTGTTGCCCATGCCGTGACACCTGATGCCGATCTGGAAGTCGCAGCTATTGAAGCCGGTGCTCAGGATTTTGAAGAAGGTGAAGAAGGCGACAGCGTGTTCCTGACTGAACCTACCGATCTGGACGCCGTCAGCAAAGCTTTACCTGCCTTTGGTTTTAACGTCACCTCAGCCAAGCTGGTGTATCGTCCAAATAACCCGGTAACTTTAGATGACGCAGCCCGCGCTGAAGTCGAAGCCTTTTTGGAAGCCATTGACGCCGATGACGACGTTCAACACGTTTATGTGGGTTTAGCAGGTTAA
- the ahpC gene encoding alkyl hydroperoxide reductase subunit C, with the protein MSSIINSTIKPFKATAFHHGKFVPVTEQDLAGKWSVVVFYPADFTFVCPTELGDLADFYPKFQEIGVEVYSVSTDTHFTHKAWHDASETIKKINYPMIGDPTGTITRNFGVMIEEEGLALRGTFVINPQGEIKVAEIHDLGIGRSAAELFRKVQAAQYVANHDGEVCPAKWTPGEATLAPSLDLVGKI; encoded by the coding sequence ATGTCTTCAATTATCAACAGCACCATCAAGCCATTTAAAGCGACTGCCTTCCATCACGGTAAATTTGTTCCAGTGACTGAACAGGATCTGGCCGGCAAATGGTCAGTAGTAGTGTTCTACCCAGCTGACTTCACTTTCGTTTGCCCAACTGAATTAGGCGACCTGGCTGATTTCTATCCTAAGTTCCAGGAAATCGGTGTTGAAGTGTACTCAGTATCAACTGACACTCATTTCACTCACAAAGCGTGGCATGATGCTTCTGAAACTATCAAGAAAATCAACTACCCAATGATCGGTGACCCAACTGGTACTATCACTCGTAACTTCGGTGTGATGATCGAGGAAGAAGGTTTAGCCTTACGTGGTACTTTCGTAATCAACCCACAAGGCGAAATCAAAGTTGCTGAAATTCACGACTTAGGTATCGGCCGTAGCGCTGCAGAACTGTTCCGTAAAGTTCAGGCTGCACAATACGTTGCAAACCATGACGGTGAAGTATGTCCAGCTAAATGGACTCCAGGTGAAGCGACTTTAGCTCCATCTTTAGACCTGGTTGGTAAAATCTAA